In Panthera tigris isolate Pti1 chromosome D2, P.tigris_Pti1_mat1.1, whole genome shotgun sequence, one DNA window encodes the following:
- the ARID5B gene encoding AT-rich interactive domain-containing protein 5B isoform X5: protein MAPNLKGRPRKKKPCPQRRDSFSGVKDSNNNSDGKAVAKVKCEARSALSKPKNNHNNCKKVSNEEKPKVAIGEECRADEQAFLVALYKYMKERKTPIERIPYLGFKQINLWTMFQAAQKLGGYETITARRQWKHIYDELGGNPGSTSAATCTRRHYERLILPYERFIKGEEDKPLPPIKPRKQENSSQENENKTKVSGTKRIKHEIPKSKKEKENAPKPQESSEVSSEPEKEQETLNQKSITEPLPAADVKKKMEGYQDFAARPLGSRADPEKDNDIDQGADSEKVVEEVGEKGPPPPLPSAPPAPERGPAPVPGAGKQPLTSPSALVDSKQEPQPCCFTESPENDLQEAPFPGFPTTQPPLANQNEIEDDKLPAMADYIANCTVKVDQLGSDDIHNALKQTPKVLVVQSFDMFKDKDLTGPMNENHGLNYTPLLYSRGNPGIMSPLAKKKLLSQVSGASLSGSYPYGSPPPLISKKKLIARDDLCSGLSQAHHGQSTDHMAVSRPSVIQHVQSFRSKPSEDRKSISDIFKHDKLGRSDPYRCSLSKHHLSPLADSYVLKQEIQEGKEKLLEKRALPHSHMPSFLADFYSSPHLHSLYRHTEHHLHNEQTAKYPCRDMYRESENSSFPSHKHQDKLHGNYLASLHLQDKKSATAEAPTDDQPTDLSLPKNLHKPTGKVLGLAHSAPGPQESKGAPHFQVLNSHGRDCHPKACRVSPMTMSAPKKYPESLSRSGKPHHVRLENFRKIEGMVHPVLHRKSSPQNIGAARPIKRSLEDLDLVIAGKKARAVSPLDPSKEACAKEKASEPESEGGKAAHSAHSGGPSEGHKLPLSSPIFPGLYSGSLCGSGLNSRLPAGYSHSLQYLKNQTVLSPLMQPLAFHSLVMQRGIFTSPTNSQQLYRHLAAATPVGSSYGDLLHNSIYPLAAINPQAAFPSSQLSSVHPSTKL from the exons GTGAAATGTGAGGCCAGGTCAGCCTTGTCCAAGCCGAAGAATAACCATAATAACTGTAAAAAAGtctcaaatgaagaaaaaccAAAGGTTGCCATTGGTGAAGAGTGCAGGGCAGATGAACAGGCTTTCCTGGTGGCACTttataaatacatgaaagaaaggaagacgcCAATAGAGCGAATACCCTATTTAGGTTTTAAACAGA TTAACCTTTGGACTATGTTTCAAGCTGCTCAAAAACTGGGAGGATATGAAACA ATAACAGCCCGGCGTCAATGGAAACATATTTATGATGAATTAGGCGGTAATCCTGGCAGCACCAGCGCTGCCACTTGCACCCGCAGACATTATGAAAG ATTAATCCTACCATATGAAAGGTTTATTAAAGGAGAGGAAGATAAACCCCTGCCTCCAATCAAACCTCGGAAACAGGAGAACAGTTCAcaggaaaatgagaataaaacaaaagtatcAGGAACCAAACGCATCAAACATGAAATCCctaagagcaagaaagaaaaagagaatgccCCAAAGCCCCAGGAATCATCAGAG gTCTCATCAGAGCCAGAGAAGGAACAAGAGACTTTAAATCAGAAGAGCATCACGGAGCCTCTCCCGGCAgcagatgtgaagaaaaaaatggaagggtACCAGGATTTTGCAGCGAGGCCCCTGGGGTCTAGGGCAGACCCAGAAAAGGACAATGACAtagatcaaggtgctgacagtgagaaggtggtggaagaggtgggagagaaggggcctcctcctccactcccGAGTGCCCCTCCGGCCCCCGAAAGGGGTCCAGCCCCTGTCCCCGGGGCCGGCAAACAGCCACTCACCTCTCCCAGCGCTCTTGTGGACTCGAAACAAGAACCCCAGCCCTGCTGTTTTACAGAGAGCCCTGAAAATGACCTCCAAGAAGCGCCCTTCCCTGGCTTCCCCACCACGCAGCCACCCCTGGCAAACCAGAATGAGATAGAGGATGACAAGCTACCCGCAATGGCGGATTACATTGCCAACTGCACCGTGAAGGTGGACCAGCTGGGCAGCGATGACATCCACAATGCTCTAAAGCAGACCCCGAAGGTCCTCGTGGTTCAGTCATTTGACATGTTCAAAGACAAAGACCTGACTGGGCCCATGAATGAGAACCACGGGCTCAATTACACCCCTCTGCTCTACTCAAGGGGCAACCCAGGCATCATGTCCCCACTGGCCAAGAAGAAACTTTTGTCCCAAGTCAGTGGGGCCAGCCTCTCCGGCAGCTACCCCTatggctccccaccccctttgATCAGCAAAAAGAAACTCATTGCCAGGGATGACCTGTGTTCGGGTTTGTCCCAGGCCCACCATGGCCAGAGTACCGACCACATGGCTGTTAGCCGGCCGTCAGTGATTCAGCACGTGCAGAGTTTCAGAAGCAAGCCCTCGGAGGACAGAAAGAGCATCAGTGACATCTTTAAGCATGACAAGCTGGGTCGATCAGATCCCTACCGCTGCAGTCTCTCCAAGCATCACCTTAGCCCCCTTGCTGACTCCTACGTCCTGAAGCAAGAAATTCAGGAGGGCAAGGAGAAGCTTCTGGAGAAAAGGGCGCTCCCTCACTCCCACATGCCTAGCTTCCTGGCTGACTTCTACTCCTCTCCTCATCTCCACAGCCTCTACAGACACACTGAACACCATCTTCACAACGAGCAGACAGCCAAGTACCCTTGCAGGGACATGTACAGGGAATCAGAAAACAGCTCTTTCCCTTCCCACAAACACCAAGACAAGCTCCACGGGAATTATCTCGCGTCGCTACATCTGCAAGACAAAAAGTCGGCCACGGCCGAAGCGCCCACGGATGATCAGCCGACGGACCTGAGCCTTCCCAAGAACCTGCACAAGCCCACGGGCAAGGTCCTGGGCCTGGCGCACtcggccccagggccccaggagaGCAAGGGCGCCCCCCACTTCCAGGTCCTCAACAGCCACGGGCGAGACTGCCACCCCAAAGCCTGCCGGGTATCGCCCATGACCATGTCGGCCCCTAAAAAGTACCCCGAATCGCTCTCCAGGTCGGGAAAACCTCACCACGTGAGATTGGAGAACTTCAGGAAGATCGAGGGCATGGTCCACCCCGTCCTGCACCGGAAATCGAGCCCCCAGAACATTGGCGCCGCGCGCCCCATAAAGCGCAGCCTAGAGGACTTGGACCTCGTGATTGCCGGGAAGAAGGCGCGGGCGGTGTCGCCCCTGGACCCATCCAAGGAGGCCTGTGCGAAGGAGAAGGCGTCCGAGCCGGAGAGCGAAGGCGGCAAGGCGGCACACAGCGCGCACTCGGGGGGCCCATCGGAGGGCCACAAGCTTCCGCTCTCGTCCCCCATCTTCCCAGGTTTGTATTccgggagcctgtgtggctcgggCCTCAACTCCAGGCTCCCGGCCGGCTATTCCCATTCTCTGCAGTACTTGAAAAACCAGACCGTGCTTTCTCCACTCATGCAGCCCCTGGCTTTCCACTCACTTGTGATGCAGAGAGGAATCTTCACGTCGCCGACAAATTCTCAGCAGCTTTACAGACACTTGGCTGCGGCCACACCTGTAGGAAGTTCGTACGGGGACCTTTTGCACAACAGCATTTACCCTCTAGCTGCTATAAATCCTCAAGCTGCCTTTCCGTCTTCTCAGCTGTCGTCCGTACACCCCAGTACAAAACTGTAA
- the ARID5B gene encoding AT-rich interactive domain-containing protein 5B isoform X4, translating to MKQRVSKTGMFWKGLQECLCTWFVEQSMKSMAILDLSRQSSPAPNLKGRPRKKKPCPQRRDSFSGVKDSNNNSDGKAVAKVKCEARSALSKPKNNHNNCKKVSNEEKPKVAIGEECRADEQAFLVALYKYMKERKTPIERIPYLGFKQINLWTMFQAAQKLGGYETITARRQWKHIYDELGGNPGSTSAATCTRRHYERLILPYERFIKGEEDKPLPPIKPRKQENSSQENENKTKVSGTKRIKHEIPKSKKEKENAPKPQESSEVSSEPEKEQETLNQKSITEPLPAADVKKKMEGYQDFAARPLGSRADPEKDNDIDQGADSEKVVEEVGEKGPPPPLPSAPPAPERGPAPVPGAGKQPLTSPSALVDSKQEPQPCCFTESPENDLQEAPFPGFPTTQPPLANQNEIEDDKLPAMADYIANCTVKVDQLGSDDIHNALKQTPKVLVVQSFDMFKDKDLTGPMNENHGLNYTPLLYSRGNPGIMSPLAKKKLLSQVSGASLSGSYPYGSPPPLISKKKLIARDDLCSGLSQAHHGQSTDHMAVSRPSVIQHVQSFRSKPSEDRKSISDIFKHDKLGRSDPYRCSLSKHHLSPLADSYVLKQEIQEGKEKLLEKRALPHSHMPSFLADFYSSPHLHSLYRHTEHHLHNEQTAKYPCRDMYRESENSSFPSHKHQDKLHGNYLASLHLQDKKSATAEAPTDDQPTDLSLPKNLHKPTGKVLGLAHSAPGPQESKGAPHFQVLNSHGRDCHPKACRVSPMTMSAPKKYPESLSRSGKPHHVRLENFRKIEGMVHPVLHRKSSPQNIGAARPIKRSLEDLDLVIAGKKARAVSPLDPSKEACAKEKASEPESEGGKAAHSAHSGGPSEGHKLPLSSPIFPGLYSGSLCGSGLNSRLPAGYSHSLQYLKNQTVLSPLMQPLAFHSLVMQRGIFTSPTNSQQLYRHLAAATPVGSSYGDLLHNSIYPLAAINPQAAFPSSQLSSVHPSTKL from the exons GTGAAATGTGAGGCCAGGTCAGCCTTGTCCAAGCCGAAGAATAACCATAATAACTGTAAAAAAGtctcaaatgaagaaaaaccAAAGGTTGCCATTGGTGAAGAGTGCAGGGCAGATGAACAGGCTTTCCTGGTGGCACTttataaatacatgaaagaaaggaagacgcCAATAGAGCGAATACCCTATTTAGGTTTTAAACAGA TTAACCTTTGGACTATGTTTCAAGCTGCTCAAAAACTGGGAGGATATGAAACA ATAACAGCCCGGCGTCAATGGAAACATATTTATGATGAATTAGGCGGTAATCCTGGCAGCACCAGCGCTGCCACTTGCACCCGCAGACATTATGAAAG ATTAATCCTACCATATGAAAGGTTTATTAAAGGAGAGGAAGATAAACCCCTGCCTCCAATCAAACCTCGGAAACAGGAGAACAGTTCAcaggaaaatgagaataaaacaaaagtatcAGGAACCAAACGCATCAAACATGAAATCCctaagagcaagaaagaaaaagagaatgccCCAAAGCCCCAGGAATCATCAGAG gTCTCATCAGAGCCAGAGAAGGAACAAGAGACTTTAAATCAGAAGAGCATCACGGAGCCTCTCCCGGCAgcagatgtgaagaaaaaaatggaagggtACCAGGATTTTGCAGCGAGGCCCCTGGGGTCTAGGGCAGACCCAGAAAAGGACAATGACAtagatcaaggtgctgacagtgagaaggtggtggaagaggtgggagagaaggggcctcctcctccactcccGAGTGCCCCTCCGGCCCCCGAAAGGGGTCCAGCCCCTGTCCCCGGGGCCGGCAAACAGCCACTCACCTCTCCCAGCGCTCTTGTGGACTCGAAACAAGAACCCCAGCCCTGCTGTTTTACAGAGAGCCCTGAAAATGACCTCCAAGAAGCGCCCTTCCCTGGCTTCCCCACCACGCAGCCACCCCTGGCAAACCAGAATGAGATAGAGGATGACAAGCTACCCGCAATGGCGGATTACATTGCCAACTGCACCGTGAAGGTGGACCAGCTGGGCAGCGATGACATCCACAATGCTCTAAAGCAGACCCCGAAGGTCCTCGTGGTTCAGTCATTTGACATGTTCAAAGACAAAGACCTGACTGGGCCCATGAATGAGAACCACGGGCTCAATTACACCCCTCTGCTCTACTCAAGGGGCAACCCAGGCATCATGTCCCCACTGGCCAAGAAGAAACTTTTGTCCCAAGTCAGTGGGGCCAGCCTCTCCGGCAGCTACCCCTatggctccccaccccctttgATCAGCAAAAAGAAACTCATTGCCAGGGATGACCTGTGTTCGGGTTTGTCCCAGGCCCACCATGGCCAGAGTACCGACCACATGGCTGTTAGCCGGCCGTCAGTGATTCAGCACGTGCAGAGTTTCAGAAGCAAGCCCTCGGAGGACAGAAAGAGCATCAGTGACATCTTTAAGCATGACAAGCTGGGTCGATCAGATCCCTACCGCTGCAGTCTCTCCAAGCATCACCTTAGCCCCCTTGCTGACTCCTACGTCCTGAAGCAAGAAATTCAGGAGGGCAAGGAGAAGCTTCTGGAGAAAAGGGCGCTCCCTCACTCCCACATGCCTAGCTTCCTGGCTGACTTCTACTCCTCTCCTCATCTCCACAGCCTCTACAGACACACTGAACACCATCTTCACAACGAGCAGACAGCCAAGTACCCTTGCAGGGACATGTACAGGGAATCAGAAAACAGCTCTTTCCCTTCCCACAAACACCAAGACAAGCTCCACGGGAATTATCTCGCGTCGCTACATCTGCAAGACAAAAAGTCGGCCACGGCCGAAGCGCCCACGGATGATCAGCCGACGGACCTGAGCCTTCCCAAGAACCTGCACAAGCCCACGGGCAAGGTCCTGGGCCTGGCGCACtcggccccagggccccaggagaGCAAGGGCGCCCCCCACTTCCAGGTCCTCAACAGCCACGGGCGAGACTGCCACCCCAAAGCCTGCCGGGTATCGCCCATGACCATGTCGGCCCCTAAAAAGTACCCCGAATCGCTCTCCAGGTCGGGAAAACCTCACCACGTGAGATTGGAGAACTTCAGGAAGATCGAGGGCATGGTCCACCCCGTCCTGCACCGGAAATCGAGCCCCCAGAACATTGGCGCCGCGCGCCCCATAAAGCGCAGCCTAGAGGACTTGGACCTCGTGATTGCCGGGAAGAAGGCGCGGGCGGTGTCGCCCCTGGACCCATCCAAGGAGGCCTGTGCGAAGGAGAAGGCGTCCGAGCCGGAGAGCGAAGGCGGCAAGGCGGCACACAGCGCGCACTCGGGGGGCCCATCGGAGGGCCACAAGCTTCCGCTCTCGTCCCCCATCTTCCCAGGTTTGTATTccgggagcctgtgtggctcgggCCTCAACTCCAGGCTCCCGGCCGGCTATTCCCATTCTCTGCAGTACTTGAAAAACCAGACCGTGCTTTCTCCACTCATGCAGCCCCTGGCTTTCCACTCACTTGTGATGCAGAGAGGAATCTTCACGTCGCCGACAAATTCTCAGCAGCTTTACAGACACTTGGCTGCGGCCACACCTGTAGGAAGTTCGTACGGGGACCTTTTGCACAACAGCATTTACCCTCTAGCTGCTATAAATCCTCAAGCTGCCTTTCCGTCTTCTCAGCTGTCGTCCGTACACCCCAGTACAAAACTGTAA